In a genomic window of Streptomyces roseoviridis:
- a CDS encoding lytic polysaccharide monooxygenase, producing the protein MTARRTSATAGAAALFLSGLALAPTAVAHGSMTDPVSRVAGCFAEGPESPDSAACKAAVAASGTQAFYDWNGVNIGNAAGRHRELIPDGELCSAGNEKYRGLDLARADWPASRMNSGPHTFRYKGTAPHRGSFALYVTKDGYDPSKPLAWSDLEEKPFATATDPRMENGDYVFTGTVPKRSGRHLIYSVWQRSDSPEAFYTCSDVVFGQDTAPTEAPEPSAPSEAPSGTPTAHSTAGHAGHGGHTAPSGAPAAPTANAPTAEVPTATAPVTTAPAPGTPNAPNTQGEELAETGGDAAVPYLAMGGAAVLGIGATVLFATARRRSSR; encoded by the coding sequence ATGACCGCACGCCGTACGAGCGCCACCGCGGGCGCCGCCGCCCTGTTCCTGTCCGGACTCGCCCTGGCGCCCACCGCCGTCGCGCACGGGTCGATGACCGATCCCGTCAGCCGGGTCGCGGGTTGCTTCGCGGAGGGTCCGGAGAGTCCGGATTCGGCGGCGTGCAAGGCGGCGGTGGCGGCGAGCGGGACCCAGGCGTTCTACGACTGGAACGGGGTGAACATCGGGAACGCGGCCGGCCGGCACCGCGAGCTGATCCCGGACGGCGAGCTGTGCAGCGCCGGCAACGAGAAGTACCGGGGCCTCGACCTGGCCCGCGCCGACTGGCCGGCGAGCCGGATGAACTCCGGCCCGCACACCTTCCGTTACAAGGGGACCGCTCCGCACCGGGGGTCCTTCGCGCTGTACGTGACGAAGGACGGCTACGACCCGTCGAAGCCGCTCGCGTGGTCGGACCTGGAGGAGAAGCCGTTCGCCACGGCAACCGACCCCCGGATGGAGAACGGCGACTACGTGTTCACGGGCACGGTGCCGAAGAGGTCGGGGCGCCACCTGATCTACTCGGTCTGGCAGCGCTCCGACTCGCCCGAGGCGTTCTACACCTGCTCGGACGTGGTCTTCGGGCAGGACACCGCACCGACGGAGGCGCCGGAGCCGAGCGCCCCGTCCGAGGCGCCGTCCGGGACCCCGACCGCGCACTCCACCGCGGGGCACGCCGGGCACGGCGGACACACCGCCCCGAGCGGCGCGCCCGCCGCCCCGACCGCGAACGCCCCGACGGCCGAGGTGCCGACGGCGACCGCGCCCGTCACGACCGCGCCGGCCCCCGGCACGCCGAACGCCCCGAACACGCAGGGCGAGGAGCTCGCGGAGACCGGTGGCGACGCCGCCGTGCCGTATCTGGCGATGGGCGGCGCCGCCGTGCTCGGGATCGGCGCCACCGTGCTCTTCGCCACGGCGCGCCGCAGGTCGTCCCGCTAG
- a CDS encoding response regulator, protein MTKVLVVDDDFMVARLHCRYVAAVPGFDVVGVAHGGAEALRAAHRLRPDLVLLDIFLPDMDGIAVLRELRAAGLSTDALFITAARDVDTIRSALRAGALHYLIKPFSQAALQEQLRHVASLQGRLDELARAEARQEDVDQIFGARPRGSRELPKGLAAHTAELVDSVLRSRPEGVSASECAEAGSLSRVSARRYLEYFAQTGRAEVTLRYGGTGRPERRYRPVG, encoded by the coding sequence GTGACGAAGGTGCTGGTGGTCGACGACGACTTCATGGTGGCCAGGCTGCACTGCCGCTATGTGGCGGCGGTGCCGGGCTTCGACGTGGTCGGGGTCGCGCACGGCGGCGCCGAGGCGCTGCGGGCCGCGCACCGGCTGCGGCCGGACCTGGTGCTGCTGGACATCTTCCTGCCCGACATGGACGGGATCGCGGTGCTGCGCGAGCTGCGGGCGGCGGGGCTGTCGACGGACGCGCTGTTCATCACGGCGGCGCGGGACGTCGACACGATCCGTTCGGCGCTGCGGGCCGGGGCCCTGCACTATCTGATCAAGCCCTTCAGCCAGGCCGCGTTGCAGGAGCAGCTGCGGCACGTGGCCTCGCTGCAGGGCCGGCTGGACGAGCTGGCGCGGGCGGAGGCGCGCCAGGAGGACGTCGACCAGATCTTCGGCGCCCGTCCGCGTGGTTCCCGCGAGCTCCCGAAGGGCCTGGCCGCGCACACGGCGGAGCTGGTCGACTCGGTCCTGCGGTCCCGTCCGGAGGGCGTGTCGGCCAGTGAGTGCGCCGAGGCCGGTTCGCTGTCCCGGGTCAGCGCGCGCCGCTACCTGGAGTACTTCGCGCAGACGGGCCGCGCGGAGGTGACGCTGCGGTACGGGGGCACGGGGCGGCCGGAGCGGCGCTACCGGCCGGTGGGCTGA
- a CDS encoding tripartite tricarboxylate transporter substrate binding protein, which yields MRLRTPLALLGAALLVLVGPPLLTPGSGSDTGTRIPGLRFMVPNTPGGGYDITARTAAKNAEDAGLTSGIEVFNLPGAGGTVGLTRLVGERGNGKLAMSMGLGVVGAVHTNKTPRTLADTTPIARLTMEQGIVVVGKDSPYRTLQDLLAAWRKNPGKVPVGGGSSPGGPDHLAPMLMARAAGIAPKSVNYVPFDGGGELLASILGDKVAFGVSGVGEYLDQIRSGELRLLAVTGAERVPGLDAPTLREAGLDTEFINWRGVVAPPGLTDAERDKLVGLLTELHGTPQWRESLKKNGWNDAFLPGEEFGTFLTAQNEQVASVLKELGL from the coding sequence TTGCGTCTGCGCACCCCACTCGCCCTGCTCGGGGCGGCTCTCCTCGTGCTCGTGGGGCCACCGCTGCTCACCCCCGGCAGCGGCTCCGACACCGGCACGCGGATACCCGGCCTGCGCTTCATGGTCCCCAACACTCCCGGCGGCGGTTACGACATCACCGCCCGCACCGCCGCCAAGAACGCCGAGGACGCCGGGCTCACCTCCGGCATCGAGGTCTTCAACCTGCCCGGCGCCGGCGGCACCGTCGGCCTCACCCGGCTCGTCGGCGAGCGCGGCAACGGCAAGCTGGCGATGTCCATGGGCCTCGGCGTGGTCGGAGCCGTCCACACCAACAAGACCCCGCGGACCCTCGCCGACACCACCCCGATCGCCCGGCTCACCATGGAGCAGGGCATCGTCGTGGTCGGCAAGGACTCCCCGTACCGGACCCTCCAGGACCTCCTCGCCGCCTGGCGGAAGAACCCCGGCAAGGTGCCGGTGGGCGGCGGCTCCTCGCCCGGCGGGCCCGACCACCTGGCCCCCATGCTGATGGCCCGCGCCGCCGGCATCGCACCGAAGAGCGTCAACTACGTGCCCTTCGACGGCGGCGGAGAGCTGCTCGCCTCCATCCTCGGCGACAAGGTCGCCTTCGGCGTCTCGGGCGTCGGCGAGTACCTCGACCAGATCAGGTCCGGGGAGCTGCGGCTCCTCGCCGTCACCGGCGCCGAGCGCGTCCCCGGACTCGACGCGCCCACCCTGCGCGAGGCCGGTCTCGACACCGAGTTCATCAACTGGCGCGGCGTCGTCGCCCCGCCCGGCCTCACCGACGCCGAACGCGACAAGCTCGTCGGGCTCCTCACCGAGCTGCACGGCACCCCGCAGTGGCGCGAGTCGCTGAAGAAGAACGGCTGGAACGACGCCTTCCTGCCCGGCGAGGAGTTCGGCACCTTCCTCACGGCGCAGAACGAGCAGGTCGCCTCCGTCCTGAAGGAGCTCGGACTGTGA
- a CDS encoding tripartite tricarboxylate transporter TctB family protein, whose amino-acid sequence MTTPPPSRRSWLREHSELGVGVVLLLLGVLVLADALTMAVDVGGRGPVGPRTVPLVVGAGLLLVAALLTVDVLRGGRGEAEGGEDVDLSEPGDWRTVLLLAGVFLGFAALIGPVGFPVAGALLFWGAAYALGSRHLHRDPLIAAALSLATYVVFDHLLGVPLPGGPLMGVL is encoded by the coding sequence GTGACCACACCGCCCCCCTCACGAAGGTCCTGGCTGCGCGAGCACTCCGAGCTCGGCGTCGGCGTCGTCCTGCTGCTCCTCGGCGTCCTCGTCCTCGCCGACGCCCTGACGATGGCCGTGGACGTCGGCGGGCGCGGCCCCGTCGGCCCCCGCACCGTCCCCCTCGTCGTCGGCGCCGGCCTGCTCCTGGTCGCCGCCCTCCTCACCGTCGACGTGCTCCGCGGCGGCCGGGGCGAGGCCGAGGGCGGCGAGGACGTCGACCTGTCCGAACCGGGCGACTGGCGCACCGTCCTCCTCCTCGCCGGTGTCTTCCTCGGCTTCGCCGCCCTCATCGGCCCCGTCGGCTTCCCCGTCGCCGGCGCCCTGCTCTTCTGGGGCGCGGCCTACGCCCTCGGCAGCCGCCACCTCCACCGCGACCCGCTGATCGCGGCCGCGCTCTCCCTCGCCACCTACGTCGTCTTCGACCACCTCCTCGGGGTCCCGCTGCCCGGCGGCCCGCTGATGGGAGTGCTCTGA
- a CDS encoding tripartite tricarboxylate transporter permease, with protein MDSLNSLLDGFGTALTPMNLLWAAVGVLLGTAIGVLPGIGPAMAVALLLPVTYGLEPTGAFIMFAGIYYGAMFGGSTTSILLNTPGESAAVVAAIEGNPMAKAGRGAQALAAAAIGHFAGGLAGTILLVALAPTVAALAVGIGAPDYLALMVLAFIAVTSVLGSSRIRGLASLLIGLTLGLVGLDQMTGQQRLTFGSLQLADGIDVVIVAVGLFAIGEALWVAARLRRTAVRPIPVGRPWLGRDDVRRTWKAWLRGPLIGFPFGAIPAGGAEIPTFLSYVTEKRLSKHKDQFGKGAIEGVAGPESAASASAAGTLVSMLTLGLPTTAVAAVMLAAFQQYGIQPGPLLFEREPELVWGLIASLFVGMVLLLALNLPLAPLWARLLRIPRPYLYAGILFFAAVGAYAVGGEALDLVILLVIGLIGLGMRRYGLPVLPAVIGVILGPAAEQQLRRALQISDGSPTGLVDTPFSVTVYAVVVLLLAWPLLRKALKGRRTVGT; from the coding sequence ATGGACTCTCTGAACTCCCTGCTCGACGGCTTCGGCACCGCGCTCACCCCGATGAACCTGCTGTGGGCCGCCGTCGGCGTCCTCCTCGGCACCGCCATCGGCGTGCTGCCCGGCATCGGCCCCGCCATGGCCGTCGCCCTGCTGCTCCCCGTCACCTACGGACTCGAACCGACCGGCGCGTTCATCATGTTCGCCGGCATCTACTACGGCGCCATGTTCGGCGGCTCCACCACCTCGATCCTGCTCAACACCCCCGGTGAGAGCGCGGCGGTCGTCGCCGCCATCGAGGGCAATCCCATGGCCAAGGCCGGCCGCGGCGCCCAGGCGCTCGCCGCCGCCGCCATCGGCCACTTCGCCGGCGGCCTGGCCGGCACGATCCTGCTCGTCGCCCTCGCCCCGACCGTCGCCGCGCTCGCCGTCGGCATCGGCGCCCCCGACTACCTCGCCCTGATGGTCCTCGCGTTCATCGCGGTGACCTCGGTCCTCGGCTCCTCCCGCATCCGCGGCCTCGCCTCGCTGCTCATCGGCCTCACCCTCGGCCTGGTCGGGCTCGACCAGATGACCGGCCAGCAGCGCCTCACCTTCGGCTCGCTCCAGCTCGCCGACGGCATCGACGTCGTCATCGTCGCGGTCGGCCTGTTCGCGATCGGCGAGGCCCTGTGGGTCGCCGCCCGTCTGCGCCGCACCGCCGTCCGGCCCATCCCGGTCGGCCGGCCCTGGCTCGGCCGGGACGACGTCCGGCGCACCTGGAAGGCATGGCTGCGCGGCCCGCTCATCGGCTTCCCGTTCGGCGCCATCCCGGCCGGCGGCGCGGAGATCCCCACCTTCCTGTCGTACGTCACGGAGAAGCGCCTGTCGAAGCACAAGGACCAGTTCGGCAAGGGCGCCATCGAGGGCGTCGCGGGCCCCGAGTCCGCCGCCTCCGCCTCGGCCGCCGGCACCCTCGTGTCCATGCTCACCCTCGGCCTGCCGACGACCGCGGTCGCCGCCGTGATGCTGGCCGCCTTCCAGCAGTACGGCATCCAGCCGGGCCCGCTGCTCTTCGAGCGCGAACCCGAGCTGGTCTGGGGCCTGATCGCCTCGCTCTTCGTCGGCATGGTGCTGCTGCTCGCGCTCAACCTGCCGCTCGCGCCGCTCTGGGCCAGGCTGCTCCGCATCCCCCGCCCGTACCTCTACGCCGGCATCCTGTTCTTCGCCGCCGTGGGCGCGTACGCGGTCGGCGGCGAGGCCCTCGACCTGGTGATCCTGCTGGTCATCGGCCTCATCGGGCTCGGCATGCGGCGCTACGGACTGCCCGTCCTGCCCGCCGTCATCGGCGTCATCCTCGGCCCGGCCGCCGAGCAGCAGCTGCGCCGCGCCCTCCAGATCAGCGACGGCTCGCCGACGGGCCTGGTCGACACCCCGTTCTCCGTGACCGTGTACGCGGTCGTGGTGCTCCTGCTCGCCTGGCCGCTGCTGCGGAAGGCCCTCAAGGGGCGTCGTACCGTGGGGACATGA
- a CDS encoding GNAT family N-acetyltransferase, whose product MTQHIRLAATPDVPRVKAVTDAAYHHYIERIGLVPAPMEADHAADVAAGRVFVTGEPVAGLVVVRTEADHLYLDNIAVHPDAQGTGLGRCLLAFVESRARELGLPEVRLLTNAMMWENQKIYERYGYEVTERRQDGPYDRIHYRKVLNSPPMG is encoded by the coding sequence ATGACACAGCACATCCGTCTCGCCGCGACCCCCGACGTACCGCGGGTGAAGGCCGTGACCGACGCGGCCTATCACCACTACATCGAACGGATCGGCCTCGTGCCGGCCCCGATGGAGGCGGACCACGCGGCGGACGTGGCCGCGGGCAGGGTGTTCGTCACCGGAGAGCCGGTGGCCGGCCTCGTCGTCGTCAGGACCGAGGCCGATCACCTGTACCTCGACAACATCGCCGTCCACCCGGACGCCCAGGGCACCGGCCTCGGCCGGTGCCTGCTGGCCTTCGTGGAGTCCCGCGCCCGCGAACTCGGCCTGCCTGAGGTGCGGCTCCTCACCAACGCGATGATGTGGGAGAACCAGAAGATCTACGAGCGGTACGGGTACGAGGTCACCGAGCGCCGGCAGGACGGCCCGTACGACCGTATTCATTACCGGAAAGTGCTCAACTCGCCCCCAATGGGGTGA
- a CDS encoding DUF6299 family protein, translating to MRVRLALAGALLATAAATAPTAHAGAGDGLSVDPQGTVAKDGTVTLSGSYRCMDDSAGPVFVSSTLVQGDRSTGIGGTRAICDGVVHGWTNSAVVKEPGYRSGAARVEATLMQLTAHGPLGMPLPGFLAVEEADVTLG from the coding sequence ATGCGCGTTCGTCTCGCCCTCGCCGGCGCCCTGCTGGCCACCGCCGCCGCCACCGCCCCGACCGCCCACGCCGGAGCGGGCGACGGCCTGTCCGTCGACCCGCAGGGCACCGTCGCGAAGGACGGTACGGTCACCCTCTCCGGCTCTTACCGCTGCATGGACGACAGCGCCGGTCCGGTCTTCGTCAGCTCCACGCTGGTCCAGGGCGACCGCTCCACCGGCATCGGCGGCACCCGGGCCATCTGCGACGGGGTGGTCCACGGCTGGACCAACAGCGCCGTCGTGAAGGAGCCGGGCTACCGGAGCGGCGCGGCCCGGGTGGAGGCCACGCTGATGCAGCTCACCGCCCACGGGCCGCTGGGCATGCCGCTGCCCGGCTTCCTCGCCGTCGAGGAGGCGGACGTCACGCTCGGCTGA
- a CDS encoding DUF402 domain-containing protein encodes MSVPSAEPTARVTLVKAGRTKIRYPAVLVADDGVRLTVRAPWAAEGVRDFGFVRFEPGDVFTEHYWRDRWYAVKEVRSGDGTLKGWYCDVTRPAVVDGTEVVVEDLDLDLWVSADGTEVLRLDEDEFAASGLAAADPEAADRARLALDELAGLGRDGIVRLLSRA; translated from the coding sequence ATGTCCGTACCCTCGGCTGAGCCGACGGCCCGGGTCACGCTCGTCAAGGCGGGCCGGACGAAGATCCGGTATCCGGCCGTGCTCGTCGCCGACGACGGGGTGCGGCTGACGGTCCGCGCCCCGTGGGCGGCGGAGGGCGTACGGGACTTCGGCTTCGTGCGCTTCGAGCCGGGTGACGTCTTCACCGAGCACTACTGGCGCGACCGGTGGTACGCGGTGAAGGAGGTCCGCTCCGGTGACGGCACGCTCAAGGGCTGGTACTGCGACGTGACCCGGCCGGCCGTCGTCGACGGCACCGAGGTCGTGGTCGAGGACCTCGACCTGGACCTGTGGGTGTCGGCGGACGGGACCGAGGTGCTGCGGCTCGACGAGGACGAGTTCGCGGCGAGCGGGCTCGCGGCCGCCGACCCGGAGGCGGCCGACCGGGCCCGGCTCGCCCTCGACGAGCTGGCGGGCCTCGGCCGGGACGGGATCGTCCGGCTGCTCAGCCGAGCGTGA
- a CDS encoding GNAT family N-acetyltransferase, producing the protein MTVIVRDARPEDPADAEGYARVRRAALPWMLATARQVAHDWAHAHPDAHNRPLVAEVDGEIVGTAEVSLAHESPEPGSAVVNVFVHPDHTRLGAGALLLRAAEEHLAGAGATTLYSWVLDEPGFRAFAERHGYRGSRSAHFLRLDLTTAVLPPLQEPPAGVELRTAADFAADPRPLFELDAVTTADEPGDVDAVLDDYAHWLATTWNHPLNDLALTTVAVADGRPVAFSAARTDGLGRYGSGMTGTHPAHRGRGLAKLVKNDSLHRARAAGCTEALTGNDAGNGPMLAVNRWFGYEIRATEVRHVRTLG; encoded by the coding sequence ATGACAGTGATCGTCCGTGACGCACGACCCGAGGACCCGGCGGACGCCGAGGGCTACGCCCGGGTCCGGCGCGCCGCACTGCCCTGGATGCTCGCGACCGCCCGGCAGGTCGCCCACGACTGGGCGCACGCCCATCCCGACGCGCACAACCGTCCGCTGGTCGCCGAGGTCGACGGGGAGATCGTCGGCACCGCCGAGGTGTCCCTGGCCCACGAGTCACCCGAGCCGGGCAGCGCCGTCGTCAACGTGTTCGTCCACCCGGACCACACCCGCCTCGGCGCCGGGGCGCTGCTGCTGCGCGCGGCCGAGGAGCACCTCGCGGGGGCCGGGGCGACCACCCTGTACAGCTGGGTCCTGGACGAGCCGGGCTTCCGCGCCTTCGCCGAGCGGCACGGCTACCGGGGCAGCCGTTCGGCCCACTTCCTGCGGCTCGACCTGACGACGGCCGTGCTGCCGCCGCTCCAGGAGCCGCCCGCCGGGGTGGAGCTGCGCACGGCGGCCGACTTCGCCGCCGACCCGCGCCCGCTGTTCGAGCTGGACGCGGTGACCACGGCCGACGAGCCCGGTGACGTGGACGCCGTGCTCGACGACTACGCGCACTGGCTGGCGACGACCTGGAACCATCCGCTGAACGACCTGGCGCTGACGACGGTCGCCGTCGCCGACGGCCGTCCCGTCGCGTTCAGCGCGGCCCGCACCGACGGTCTGGGCCGCTACGGCTCGGGCATGACCGGCACCCACCCGGCCCACCGGGGCCGCGGCCTGGCCAAGCTGGTGAAGAACGACTCCCTGCACCGGGCCCGCGCGGCCGGCTGCACCGAGGCGCTGACCGGCAACGACGCCGGGAACGGGCCGATGCTGGCCGTCAACCGGTGGTTCGGCTACGAGATCCGCGCGACGGAGGTGCGCCATGTCCGTACCCTCGGCTGA
- a CDS encoding GntR family transcriptional regulator, which translates to MTLRISVDSRSTTAPYEQLRAQISQSARSGELPVGYKLPTVRGLAEDLGLAANTVAKAYKALEADGVIETRGRNGTFIAAASDAASRLAATAAAAYATEARRLGLTHEAAQAAVAEALRATYET; encoded by the coding sequence GTGACGCTTCGAATCAGCGTGGATTCCCGTTCCACCACCGCTCCCTACGAACAACTGCGTGCCCAGATCTCACAGAGCGCCCGTTCCGGCGAGCTGCCCGTCGGCTACAAGCTCCCGACGGTCCGCGGCCTGGCGGAGGACCTCGGACTCGCGGCGAACACGGTCGCCAAGGCGTACAAGGCGCTGGAGGCGGACGGCGTGATCGAGACCCGTGGCCGCAACGGCACCTTCATCGCGGCCGCCTCCGACGCGGCCTCCCGTCTGGCGGCGACCGCGGCGGCCGCGTACGCCACGGAGGCGCGCCGGCTCGGCCTGACCCACGAGGCGGCACAGGCCGCGGTGGCCGAGGCGCTGCGGGCGACGTACGAGACCTGA